The nucleotide sequence GCAAGGTCGCCAGCTCAATCGCGTGTCTACGCACTTGGTTGATGTCCTTGCCAGACACCCGGTACTGGATCGGGCGTCCCACCGGCGGGCCCATTTCCAGCGGCTGGACAAAACTGCCCACCCCGACGAAGTCATCCCGCAGACGCTTTTGCAGGCGTTCGATCAGGGCGCCGCGCTCTTCCAGGCCTTTGCTGACAATCACTAACTGCGCGTAGTACGGGTTCTCCAGTTGCTGATCCAGCGGCAGGTAGAAACGAATCGCACCCTGGCCGATATAGGTGCTCCAACGGGCAATGTCCGGGTCATCCTTGATGATCGCTTCAAGACGATCCACCGCCTTGCGGGTTTCATTGATCGAAGCGTTTTGCGGCAGGTTGAGATCGACGAGGATCTCCGGGCGGTCCGAAGACGGGAAAAACTGGTTCTGCACAAACTGCATGGAAAACACCGACGCCACAAACAGCAATACGGTGATGCCAATTGCCCACCAACGGTTGCGCATGGCCCACAGCATCCCGCCGTTAAAAGCCCGGCCAACACGTCCCGGTTCCTCGTCGTGGGGTTTGACCTTGCTGCTGAGGATGTGCACGCCAATCACCGGCGCAAACAACACCGCCACCACCCACGACACCAGCATCGCCACGGCAATCACCGCGAACAGGGTGAAGGTGTACTCGCCCGCCGAGCTGGCGTTCAAGCCGATAGGCACGAAACCGGCCACTGTCACCAGCGTACCAGTCAACATCGGGAACGCGGTGGACGTGTAGGCATACGTCGCCGCCTGCTCCTTGGTTTCGCCTTTTTCCAGGCGCGTGATCATCATTTCCACGGTGATCATCGCGTCGTCCACCAGCAGGCCCAAGGCGATGATCAAGGCGCCCAGCGATACCCGCTGCATGGTGATGCCGCTGTATTCCATAAATACAAATACCAGCGCCAGCACCAACGGGATGGAACACGCGACCACCAATCCGGCACGCAGGCCGAGGCTGATAAAACTCACCACCAAGACGATGATGACCGCTTCGAACAGCGCGCTGGTGAAGCCACCGACGGCCTCTTCCACCACTTCCGCCTGATCGGAGACCTTATGCACCCCGACGCCTACCGGCAGATCGGCGGTCAGGTCGTCCATGCGCTGGTGCAGCGCCTGGCCGAACTCCTGGATGTTGCCGCCCTTTTGCATGGCGATGGCCAGGCCAATCGCCTGTTTGCCATTGAAGCGAAACATCGGCCGCGCCGGGTCGACATAGCCCCGCGTGATATCGGCGATATCCGCCAGGCGGTAGAAGCGGTCATTGAGTCGCAGGTTGACGTTGGCCAGGTCTTTTTCCGAGGCGAACTGTCCGGAGGTGCGCACGGAAATCCGCTCCGGCCCGGCCTCGATCACCCCGGCCGGCGTCACTGCGTTTTGCGCTTGCAGGCTCTGTACCACTTGCCGCTGGTCAATGCCCAGGGCCGCCAGTTTGCGCGTGGAAAAATTCAGGTAAATCACTTCGTCCTGCTGGCCGATCATCTCGACCTTGCCCAACCCCGGCACCGCCCGAATCTCGGCCCGCACCTGCTCGACATAGTCGCGCAGCTGGCGCATCGACAGACCGTCGGCGGTAAAGGCGTACACCGAGCCGAACACGTCACCGAACTCATCGTTGAACGCCGGTCCTTGCAACCCTTGGGGGAAGCTGCCGCGAATGTCATCGATCTTCTTGCGCACCTGGTACCAGATCCCGGGAATGTCCTTGGCGCTGGTGGTGTCGCGCAGGAACACGAACACCGTGGACTCACCGGGTCGGGTGTAGCTTTTCACGTAGTCAAGGGAGTCGAGTTCTTCGAGTTTTTTCTCGATGCGGTCGGTGACTTGCTTGAGGGTTTCCTCCTGGGTCGCGCCAGGCCAGCGCGTCTGGATCACCATGGTCTTGATGGTGAAGGAAGGATCTTCCTCGCGACCCAGATTCATGTAGGAGAACACGCCCATCAGCAGCGCGACGAACATCAGGAACCAGACGAAGGACTGATGCTTGAGGGCCCAGTCGGATAAGTTGAAACTCCCTTTCATCGCGCGCTGTCCTCATCGATTTTGACTTTTTGCCCGGGCTTCAGGCTGTTGACGCCAGCACTGACCACGCGCTCGCCGGGCTGGACACCGCCCTCCAGCAAGACATGCTGTTCATCGCGGCTGACAAGGCTGACATCGCGGGGCTGTACGGTCTGGTTCTGCAGGTCAATCACCCAGATGCGGGTCTTGCCGTCGACTTCCTGTATCGCGCTGAGGGGCAACTCGATACGCGGCGCGATGGCCGAACTCAAGGTCACGCTGATCGCCGTGCCCAGACGGAAGGCCGCGGGAGGCTCGGCCAGGGTCAGGCGGGCGCGACGGGTACGCGTGGCGCTTTGGGCCTGGGGTTCGACTTCGCGCACGATGGCGGTGGTGTTGACCTCGGGATCCAACTGCGCGGCCACGTGAAACACCACGTCTGGCGGCAAGCGCTCGGCGAGGCCGGCGGGCAGATCAATCACCGCTTCCTTGATGTCCGGACGCGCCAGCGTCACCACTTGCTGGCCGGCGCTGACCACTTGGCCAGCCTCGGCATTCCAGGCCGTGACAATGCCGGCATGGTCGGTGTGCAATTCGGCGTAATTGAGCTGGTCCCTGGCCTGATCGACGGCAGCCTTGGCTTGATCGAGGGAGGCCTGGGTAGTTTTCAGGTCGGTCTGGGCCAGATCCAGTTGCGCCTGGGCGCCGACGCCACGGTCGAACAGCGCTTGCTGGCGCCGCGCATTGGCCTGGGCATTGATCCATTGCGCCTGGACACGGGCCAGGTCGCCCTGGGCCGCACGCAGCTGGTTCTGTTGGTCAGTGGGGTCGAGCACCGCCAGCAAGGCGCCCTTTTCCACTTCGGCGCCAACGTCCACGGCGCGCCGAGCGATGCGGCCCGGCACACGGAACCCCAGGTTGCTTTCGTAGCGAGCCTGGATGGTGCCAGCGAAACGCCCGAGGTTTTCCTGATCTTCTGACGTCACTTCAATCGAGAGCACCGGGCGCACCGGCTCCGGAGCCGGTTCTTCCTTGGAACAGGCGATCAGCGCCAGGCTGGTAACGAGTATCAGCGTCAGCTGCTTCATGGCTGCACTCCCTTGGCCTGGGCTGGATCCGGCGGTTGGGCGATCTCTACCTGCATGCCGGGGTGCAGTAATTGTCCACCGGCCACCACGACTTTTTCGCCGCCCTCGAGGCCGTCACTGATGATCACCTTGCCGGTCAGGTAACGGGCCACGGTGACCCTGTGCAATTGAGCCTTGCCGTCGGCGTCCACCAGCCACACGGCAGGCTTTGGCTCCTTGAGGTCCTTGGTGAGGGCCGCCCAGGGCAACTCAATGCTGCGTTTGGCCGGCCCGTTGGCCGTGGCGCTGACCACCGAGCCCAGTTGCATGCCCTTGGGCAAGTCGTCCAGCGCGATCTTCACCTGCACCGTGCCGCTGTTGGTGGCCACGGCCGGGGTTACTTCACGTACCCGGCCCACGGCCTTGACGGTCGGCTTATCCAGCAGGCTGACGGTGATCGGCAGGTCGGCCGGCGGTTCCATCAATAACGCTTCATAGACGTTGAACACCGCGTCACGCGCACCATCACGAGCCAGGCTGAAAATCGGCACGGTGGCCTGCACCACTTGGCCGACTTCCGCCTGGCGCGCGGTAATCACGCCCGGCGCATCCGCGACCAAGGCGGTGTAGCCCAATTGCTCGCGAGCATTGGCCAGTTGCGCCTGGGCGGCCGCCAGCGCGCTTTGGCTGCTGCGCAATGCGGCTTGGGCCGAGTCGTACTCGCTGCGACTGGTATAGCCCTTGGGCAAGAGTTTTTCCTGGCGCACAAAAGCCGCGGCGGTCTGTTTGACTCGTGCCTGTTCCGCCACCACTTGAGCCTGGGCGGAATTGACGTTGGTCTGCAAATCCTTGGGATCAAGCTTGGCCAGCACTTGATTGGCAGTCACGCGGTCGCCGACATCGACCATACGTTGGACGATTTTGCCGCCGACACGAAACGACAGATCGGTCTGCACACGCGCCTGAATATCCCCGGTGAGGGTCACGGCGGCGGCAAAGTCACCCGGCTGCACCGTTTGCACAAATACTCTGGAGTGCTCCTTGGGTGCAGGTTTTTCCTGTCCGCAGCCGCTGAGCAATGTCAGTAGGGCAAGACCACATATAAATGTCGAGGTTAGACCGCCCATGCAGGCTCCTTTTGCGTGATGCTGACGTGCCAGTGTCTATGCGACTCTGAGCGTAGTTCAGGGTTCCTTATCTGCAGGGAGGATCCCATACTTACGCTCGTTCTCAGTCAGATACGACGCTCATGCTCAAGACTTTAGCGGTGGCCAACTACCGCTCGATCAATAAACTGGTGGTGCCACTGGATCGGCTGAACCTGATCACCGGACCCAATGGCAGCGGTAAATCCAACCTGTATCGCGCCTTGCGTCTGCTGGCAGAGACTGCGCAAGGCGGGGTGATCAACGCCTTGGCCCGTGAAGGCGGGCTGGATTCGACCTTCTGGGCCGGGCCCGAAACCATCAGTCGCCGCATGCTCAAGGGCGAAGTCGCGGTGCAGGCAACCGTGCGCCAGGGTGTCAAGCGTTTGCGCCTGGGATTTGCCGGGGAAGATTTCAGCTACGCGATTTCCTTGGGCCTGCCAGAACCCAGCAAGTCTTATTTCTGCCTCGACCCCGAGATCAAGAAAGAATGCATCTGGGCCGGCCACCTGTACCGCCCGGCGAGCTTGCTGGTGCAACGATCCGGGCCATTGATCCGCGCCCGCGAGGGTCGCGCCTGGGATGTACTGGCGCAACACACACCGGACTATCACAGCCTGTTCGATCAAGTCGGCAGCCTGCGAGGCTCACCGGAAGTGTTGATGCTGCGCGAAAGCATTCGCGGCTGGCGTTTTTACGATCATTTTCGCAGCGACGCCGACGCACCGGTGCGCCTGCCGCAACTGGGCACGCGCACGCCGGTGCTGCATCACGATGGCCGCGATCTGGCGGCGGCGTTGCAGACCATCCGGGAAATCGGCGACCCCGAGGCGTTGCAGCGGGCGGTCAGCGATGCGTTTCCCGGCGCCCGCTTGAATATCGAACCCTTGCAGGGCGGGCGCTTCGCCATTGAGTTTTATCAGGAAGGCTTGCTGCGCCCGTTGTCAGCGGCGGAGTTGTCGGATGGAACCTTGCGCTATTTGTTGCTGGTCGCCGCGCTGCTGACGCCACGCCCACCGACGATGATGGTGTTGAACGAACCGGAAACCAGTCTGCATCCGGACCTGCTGCCAGCGCTGGCACGCCTGATTATCCAGGCCTCACAACGCTGCCAGGTGTGGGTGGTGTCCCATGCCAGCCGCCTGATTGCCGCATTGCAGCAGGATGAGCAGTGCAATTCGATTGTGCTGGAGAAGGTGATGGGGCAGACGCAGATTGTCGGGCAACGGGTGCTGGATGAGCCGGCGTGGCATTGGCCGAACTGAATACAGAGGGCCTGGGACCGGCCGCCTACGCCAGGCCTAAAAAAAACGCCGACGCTGTCTTAGCCGTCGGCGTTAAAACCTTGAAACGGGTTTAGCGAATCAGAACGCCGGCACGACAGCGCCGTTGTACTTCTTCTCGATGAACGCTTTGACTTCAGGGCTGGTCAGGGCCTTGGAGAGTTTCTGGATAGCCTCGCTGTCCTTGTTGTCCGGGCGGGCTACCAGGAAGTTCACGTAGGGCGAATCGGACGACTCAATGACCAATGCATCCTTGGCCGGATTCAGGCCGGCTTCCAGCGCGTAGTTGGTGTTGATCATGTCCAGGTCGACCTGGTCCAGAACCCGTGGCAACAGGGCCGATTCCAACTCCTTGAACTTCAGGTTCTTCGGGTTGCTCACGATATCCTTGGGTGTGGACAGTGCGTTTTTCGGGTCTTTCAGGGTGATCAGGCCAGCCTTTTGCAGCAGCAACAGGGCACGGCCGCTGTTGGAACCTTCGTTAGGAATTGCCACGGTGGCGCCGTCTTTAAGATCGTCGAGCTTGGTGACTTTCCTGGAATAACCACCGAATGGTTCAACGTGGACACCGACGACG is from Pseudomonas mucidolens and encodes:
- a CDS encoding efflux RND transporter permease subunit; this encodes MKGSFNLSDWALKHQSFVWFLMFVALLMGVFSYMNLGREEDPSFTIKTMVIQTRWPGATQEETLKQVTDRIEKKLEELDSLDYVKSYTRPGESTVFVFLRDTTSAKDIPGIWYQVRKKIDDIRGSFPQGLQGPAFNDEFGDVFGSVYAFTADGLSMRQLRDYVEQVRAEIRAVPGLGKVEMIGQQDEVIYLNFSTRKLAALGIDQRQVVQSLQAQNAVTPAGVIEAGPERISVRTSGQFASEKDLANVNLRLNDRFYRLADIADITRGYVDPARPMFRFNGKQAIGLAIAMQKGGNIQEFGQALHQRMDDLTADLPVGVGVHKVSDQAEVVEEAVGGFTSALFEAVIIVLVVSFISLGLRAGLVVACSIPLVLALVFVFMEYSGITMQRVSLGALIIALGLLVDDAMITVEMMITRLEKGETKEQAATYAYTSTAFPMLTGTLVTVAGFVPIGLNASSAGEYTFTLFAVIAVAMLVSWVVAVLFAPVIGVHILSSKVKPHDEEPGRVGRAFNGGMLWAMRNRWWAIGITVLLFVASVFSMQFVQNQFFPSSDRPEILVDLNLPQNASINETRKAVDRLEAIIKDDPDIARWSTYIGQGAIRFYLPLDQQLENPYYAQLVIVSKGLEERGALIERLQKRLRDDFVGVGSFVQPLEMGPPVGRPIQYRVSGKDINQVRRHAIELATLLDNNSHLGEIIYDWNEPGKVLRIDIAQDKARQLGLSSEDVAQLLNSVVSGAAVTQVNDDIYLINVVGRAEDAERGTPETLQNLQIVTPSGTSIPLLAFAAVGYELEQPLVWRRDRKPTITIKAAVRDDMQPTDLVKQLKPEIDKFSAGLPVGYEVATGGTVEESGKAQGPIARVVPLMLFLMATFLMIQLHSVQKMFLVASVAPLGLIGVVLALIPTGTPMGFVAILGILALIGIIIRNSVILVTQIDAYEQDGYAPWDAVVQATEHRRRPILLTAAAASLGMIPIAREVFWGPMAYAMIGGIIIATLLTLLFLPALYVAWYKIREPQNAD
- a CDS encoding efflux RND transporter periplasmic adaptor subunit, with amino-acid sequence MKQLTLILVTSLALIACSKEEPAPEPVRPVLSIEVTSEDQENLGRFAGTIQARYESNLGFRVPGRIARRAVDVGAEVEKGALLAVLDPTDQQNQLRAAQGDLARVQAQWINAQANARRQQALFDRGVGAQAQLDLAQTDLKTTQASLDQAKAAVDQARDQLNYAELHTDHAGIVTAWNAEAGQVVSAGQQVVTLARPDIKEAVIDLPAGLAERLPPDVVFHVAAQLDPEVNTTAIVREVEPQAQSATRTRRARLTLAEPPAAFRLGTAISVTLSSAIAPRIELPLSAIQEVDGKTRIWVIDLQNQTVQPRDVSLVSRDEQHVLLEGGVQPGERVVSAGVNSLKPGQKVKIDEDSAR
- a CDS encoding efflux RND transporter periplasmic adaptor subunit, encoding MGGLTSTFICGLALLTLLSGCGQEKPAPKEHSRVFVQTVQPGDFAAAVTLTGDIQARVQTDLSFRVGGKIVQRMVDVGDRVTANQVLAKLDPKDLQTNVNSAQAQVVAEQARVKQTAAAFVRQEKLLPKGYTSRSEYDSAQAALRSSQSALAAAQAQLANAREQLGYTALVADAPGVITARQAEVGQVVQATVPIFSLARDGARDAVFNVYEALLMEPPADLPITVSLLDKPTVKAVGRVREVTPAVATNSGTVQVKIALDDLPKGMQLGSVVSATANGPAKRSIELPWAALTKDLKEPKPAVWLVDADGKAQLHRVTVARYLTGKVIISDGLEGGEKVVVAGGQLLHPGMQVEIAQPPDPAQAKGVQP
- a CDS encoding AAA family ATPase → MLKTLAVANYRSINKLVVPLDRLNLITGPNGSGKSNLYRALRLLAETAQGGVINALAREGGLDSTFWAGPETISRRMLKGEVAVQATVRQGVKRLRLGFAGEDFSYAISLGLPEPSKSYFCLDPEIKKECIWAGHLYRPASLLVQRSGPLIRAREGRAWDVLAQHTPDYHSLFDQVGSLRGSPEVLMLRESIRGWRFYDHFRSDADAPVRLPQLGTRTPVLHHDGRDLAAALQTIREIGDPEALQRAVSDAFPGARLNIEPLQGGRFAIEFYQEGLLRPLSAAELSDGTLRYLLLVAALLTPRPPTMMVLNEPETSLHPDLLPALARLIIQASQRCQVWVVSHASRLIAALQQDEQCNSIVLEKVMGQTQIVGQRVLDEPAWHWPN
- a CDS encoding MetQ/NlpA family ABC transporter substrate-binding protein, whose amino-acid sequence is MKKFLLFTALAAALTTGLVQANEKLVIAATPVPHAEILELIKPTLAKEGVDLEIKVFTDYVQPNVQVAEKRLDANYFQTLPYLENFNKGKGTNLVTVVGVHVEPFGGYSRKVTKLDDLKDGATVAIPNEGSNSGRALLLLQKAGLITLKDPKNALSTPKDIVSNPKNLKFKELESALLPRVLDQVDLDMINTNYALEAGLNPAKDALVIESSDSPYVNFLVARPDNKDSEAIQKLSKALTSPEVKAFIEKKYNGAVVPAF